A part of Bubalus bubalis isolate 160015118507 breed Murrah chromosome 6, NDDB_SH_1, whole genome shotgun sequence genomic DNA contains:
- the RBM44 gene encoding RNA-binding protein 44 — MQATAVVETASNKGYNNNGRNIQKDEPSHHKKENLLSPNGCKEAKLTFLNNYYDSLALEKRANDKEISNIDKIDLLEPSFTMSPDTNIESAHSQSSEFEDSIDYAFLNETYTIHYSESKLKSESLIHLNSELDSEMQKREEVFFDILEHQGDKTTDLERIYKISCDDYKKTAEDVQKPDIDEDSQQEYHSAEEQECINNHLSFDQAKTLDVPNLEVLGLRNSGCDVKCASNLEDSHVKLESNSSISLDSVDVYGQEDSPSVSKFQNSVMLRAFHEPKYEKCKEQGTSLMLHTVLDEIVLRSSHLEHKESQSKGFLNPQKALKTKIYTRKVNPQLTESKDSIGNVIVEDKMLQHLDNPGTLPQDKDLETLLQPCKDCQTSSVFDDSVISACGYSHYESLQSTPNPALDVSITLPRSAIRGSQAVEESGSLEAANGNTISKAHFHNMEGPCPKSQTDAAGCTVTVDQTVDVSTDFRACFTASRATSARSFAVSTSSNTEITMMNKKWPSEWQSEKQRSVACNTDWSYIQDTEDPQMAMTKGPAGKSLSVDNLKPNGNVLNKDSLELKTFEFTDLKKHSERESQLPEEVEKNLPSKCCQQIMQRAMQAESHLLDVHYQLCHRRCSDVYRLVTEGGEGLNRNVSSNSTRKELGSALLSVLGDLKVRYMNLKEKINKGIPLEELPPLSIESRLLSAFSTFASRLMKEESHIFSGADSELDNQSTRVVGSSSLKKTLSQTSLLLDNGHPKQDKSPKEGGLKNGDIDVDLSQLKLDDKDCKNYREVSEDWFDAKENLTGADFSGMQENQIEQDKGDPKFTLEIKNVEPLRKDKGYLMHVGGLCPSVSEADLRSYFQKYEISDISIYDSSPNYRYASLAFKKNSDAKMAVKEMNGIEIKGKSVNVRLVKTPGEYTPLSSKNGNKVSFSNLEKSTSKEISSPSSVSRLPRTRPRQPGSEQDSEFFPFDQKGVKKNCKQIESTKLLPDTPIQFIPPKTLNLRSFTKIIKRLAELHPEVSRDHIIDALQEVRVNHKGFLNGLSINTIVEMTSSVLENSASS; from the exons ATGCAGGCCACTGCAGTGGTTGAGACAGCTTCTAATAAAGGCTACAACAATAATGGAAGAAACATTCAGAAAG atgagccttctcatcataagaaagaaaatttgttATCTCCTAATGGTTGTAAAGAAGCCAAATTGACTTTTCTTAATAATTACTACGATTCCTTGGCATTAGAAAAAAGAGCTAATGATAAAGAAATCAGCAATATTGACAAAATAGATTTATTGGAGCCATCTTTTACCATGAGTCCAGATACTAACATAGAGAGTGCTCACTCTCAGTCAAGTGAATTTGAAGATAGTATTGACTATGCTTTCCTGAATGAAACCTACACTATACATTATTCAGAGTCAAAGCTAAAGAGTGAAAGTCTTATTCATTTAAATTCAGAGTtagattctgaaatgcagaaaagagaagaggtgTTTTTTGATATTTTGGAACATCAAGGTGATAAGACTACTGACTTGGAAAGAATCTACAAGATTTCATGTGATGATTATAAAAAAACTGCTGAAGATGTGCAAAAGCCTGATATAGATGAAGACTCACAGCAGGAATATCACAGTGCAGAAGAACAAGAGTGTATAAATAACCATTTATCATTTGACCAGGCAAAAACATTAGACGTACCTAATCTGGAAGTTTTGGGATTAAGAAATTCAGGCTGTGACGTTAAATGTGCTAGCAATCTAGAAGACAGTCATGTTAAATTGGAAAGTAATTCCAGCATCTCTTTAGATTCAGTTGATGTTTATGGACAAGAAGATTCACCTAGTGTCTCCAAATTTCAGAATTCTGTTATGTTAAGAGCATTTCATGAACCTAAATATGAAAAGTGTAAGGAACAAGGGACTAGTTTAATGCTTCACACAGTATTGGATGAAATTGTACTCAGGAGTAGTCATCTTGAACACAAGGAATCTCAATCTAAGGGTTTCCTAAACCCTCAAAAagcattaaaaactaaaatttatacTCGCAAAGTGAACCCTCAATTAACTGAAAGTAAAGATTCTATTGGTAATGTAATTGTTGAGGACAAAATGTTACAGCACCTTGATAATCCAGGCACATTGCCTCAGGACAAAGATTTAGAGACATTACTCCAGCCTTGTAAAGATTGTCAGACTTCCTCTGTTTTTGATGATTCAGTAATTTCTGCCTGTGGGTATTCACATTATGAAAGCCTACAAAGCACCCCTAACCCAGCCTTAGATGTTTCTATTACTCTACCAAGGTCTGCAATCAGAGGTAGTCAGGCAGTAGAAGAAAGTGGCTCCCTAGAAGCTGCTAATGGCAATACCATCAGTAAAGCACACTTTCACAATATGGAAGGACCGTGTCCCAAATCACAGACAGATGCAGCAGGTTGTACAGTCACAGTTGATCAGACGGTGGATGTCAGCACTGACTTCAGGGCTTGTTTCACAGCAAGCAGGGCGACAAGTGCAAGATCGTTTGCAGTATCCACATCAAGCAACACAGAGATAACAATGATGAATAAAAAATGGCCTAGTGAATGGCAAAGTGAGAAACAAAGAAGTGTGGCTTGTAACACAGATTGGTCATACATTCAGGATACTGAAGATCCACAGATGGCTATGACAAAAGGGCCCGCAGGGAAATCTCTCTCTGTTGACAATTTAAAACCTAATGGAAATGTCCTAAATAAG GATTCCCTGGAGTTAAAAACATTTGAGTTCACAGACTTAAAGAAACATTCTGAAAG ggaATCTCAGCTTCCTGAAGAGGTAGAGAAGAACTTGCCATCAAAGTGCTGTCAGCAGATAATGCAGAGAGCCATGCAGGCCGAGTCGCACCTTTTAGACGTTCACTATCAGCTGTGCCATCGCCGCTGCAGCGACGTTTACAGACTTGTGACGGAAGGTGGGGAAGGACTAAACAG GAATGTATCAAGTAATTCTACTAGGAAGGAATTAGGATCAGCACTGCTGTCGGTTTTAGGAGACTTGAAAGTTAGATACATGAATTTGAAAGAGAAGATAAACAAGGGTATACCACTGGAAGAACTGCCTCCCTTGTCAATAGAATCAAGATTATTATCTGCCTTCTCTACTTTTGCTTCCAGG CTGATGAAAGAAGAGTCACATAT CTTTTCAGGAGCAGATTCTGAACTAGATAATCAAAGTACACGTGTTGTTGGTTCTTCCAGCCTAAAGAAGACACTCTCTcaa ACATCTCTGTTACTTGACAATGGTCATCCTAAACAAGATAAATCACCCAAAGAGGGTGGTTTAAAAAATGGTGATATAGATGTAGACTTGAGTCAACTAAAACTTGATGATAAAG ACTGCAAAAATTACCGAGAAGTAAGTGAAGACTGGTTTGATGCTAAAGAGAACCTGACTGGAGCAGACTTCTCAGGAATGCAAGAAAATCAGATAGAACAAGACAAAGGGGACCCGAAGTTTACACTCG aaataaagaatgtGGAACCCTTACGAAAAGATAAAGGTTACTTGATGCATGTTGGTGGCCTCTGCCCTTCAGTGTCTGAG GCTGATTTAAGGTCTTACTTCCAGAAATACGAAATTTCTGACATTTCAATTTATGATTCTTCTCCTAATTACAG ATATGCatctcttgcttttaaaaaaaacagtgatGCAAAGATGGCTGTGAAAGAAATGAATGGcatagaaataaaagggaaatcaGTAAATGTGCGGCTTGTCAAAACTCCTGGAGAATATACACCACTTTCCtccaaaaatggaaataaagttaGTTTCAGTAATTTGGAAAAAAGCACCAGCAAAGAAATCAGCTCACCATCCTCTGTTTCTAGACTGCCTAGAACTCGGCCGAGACAGCCAGGGTCTGAGCAAGACAGTGAGTTCTTCCCTTTTGACCAAAAG ggtGTAAAGAAGAATTGTAAACAGATTGAGTCTACTAAATTATTACCTGATACACCTATTCAATTCATACCTCCGAAAACATTGAACCTGCGTAGTTTTACCAAGATCATAAAGAGACTGGCTGAACTACATCCAGAAGTTAGCAG AGATCACATTATAGATGCTCTTCAGGAAGTAAGAGTAAATCATAAAGGTTTTCTGAATGGCTTATCTATTAATACTATTGTGGAAATGACTTCCTCTGTTTTGGAAAACTCTGCTTCCAGTTAG